A single genomic interval of Vibrio maritimus harbors:
- a CDS encoding AzlD domain-containing protein: MTYLVILVLTAIVFLSRYLFLEPKVPLRISSGAQRFLAYASPAVLTAIWGPIVFLPHGELVLSDNLPYLLAATFAIILARIIKDVLVTTIVSILVFLVLNLWVFAA, encoded by the coding sequence ATGACGTATCTCGTAATTCTTGTACTTACCGCGATTGTTTTTTTAAGCCGGTACCTATTTTTGGAACCCAAAGTTCCTTTGCGGATCAGTAGCGGTGCACAGCGCTTTCTAGCCTACGCGAGTCCAGCCGTGTTGACAGCGATTTGGGGGCCCATCGTCTTTCTCCCGCATGGCGAACTCGTACTGTCTGATAACTTGCCTTATCTATTGGCAGCGACATTTGCGATTATCTTAGCTCGAATTATCAAGGACGTATTAGTCACCACCATAGTTAGCATCTTAGTGTTTCTCGTCTTAAACTTGTGGGTATTCGCAGCTTAA
- a CDS encoding DUF3429 domain-containing protein — protein MENRESTKTIALMSWLGYLGLVPFALCIATFTASADFMGVNTRLLFLAYSAIILSFLCGILWSHALAYATHKLSFPILLLSNLICLMGWLVIIIAPEQFRLGVVVALVGYVCVWLVERIKLNALGDEFPKDYKRLRSHLTVGVAVAHIVAFAGAH, from the coding sequence ATGGAAAATCGGGAATCGACTAAAACCATCGCGTTGATGAGCTGGCTAGGTTATCTTGGGCTAGTTCCTTTTGCACTGTGTATCGCGACATTTACGGCAAGCGCCGACTTTATGGGCGTTAATACCAGACTGCTGTTCTTGGCGTACAGTGCCATCATTTTGAGTTTTCTGTGCGGTATTTTGTGGTCACACGCTCTTGCCTACGCGACACATAAACTCTCCTTCCCTATTTTACTGCTAAGTAACCTCATCTGCCTGATGGGATGGCTGGTGATTATCATCGCACCAGAGCAGTTTCGATTAGGCGTCGTCGTGGCGTTAGTTGGATATGTTTGCGTTTGGCTGGTCGAGAGAATCAAGCTTAACGCTTTAGGAGACGAGTTTCCTAAAGATTATAAGCGTCTGCGCAGCCATTTGACTGTGGGCGTGGCCGTTGCACATATCGTTGCTTTCGCCGGCGCCCACTAA
- a CDS encoding nitrous oxide-stimulated promoter family protein, which produces MKKSSEILVGELETEFKTVAAMMKIYCKQHHGSSTLCQQCRELLVYAETKLDRCPYGESKPTCNKCPIHCYKPEEKQQMKAVMRYAGPRMLLPHPILSIRHLLHERREVPPKPKAGLSNRARRKAQSSDKQSSDK; this is translated from the coding sequence ATGAAGAAAAGCAGTGAAATCTTAGTTGGTGAGTTAGAAACCGAGTTCAAAACGGTTGCTGCTATGATGAAGATCTATTGCAAGCAACACCATGGTAGCTCAACGCTGTGTCAGCAATGTCGAGAGCTCCTCGTTTATGCTGAAACTAAGTTGGATCGCTGTCCTTATGGAGAGTCTAAGCCGACTTGTAATAAATGCCCAATCCACTGCTACAAACCAGAAGAAAAACAGCAGATGAAAGCCGTGATGCGCTACGCAGGGCCGCGCATGTTGCTACCACATCCGATTTTGTCGATTCGACATCTTCTACATGAACGCCGCGAAGTACCACCAAAACCGAAAGCGGGTTTGTCTAACCGAGCACGCCGTAAAGCTCAGTCTTCCGATAAACAGTCTTCAGATAAATAG
- a CDS encoding NYN domain-containing protein — protein sequence MKKTAIFVDVQNVYYTTRQAFAGRFDYNAFWARVSESSHVEIARAYAIASQDQKQRQFHHILRGIGFDVQLKPFIQRSDGSAKGDWDVGIALDVFEMAQTVDHVVLVSGDGDFQILVERIQQRFGTKVTVVGVEQLTANNLIDAADQFIPIESSLLIGG from the coding sequence ATGAAAAAAACAGCCATATTCGTTGACGTTCAAAACGTCTACTACACAACACGTCAAGCTTTCGCGGGTCGCTTTGATTACAACGCGTTTTGGGCTCGAGTGAGTGAGAGTAGTCACGTCGAAATCGCTCGTGCTTATGCGATTGCTTCACAAGATCAAAAGCAGAGGCAGTTTCACCACATTCTCCGCGGAATAGGGTTCGATGTTCAGCTCAAGCCCTTTATCCAACGTTCTGACGGCAGCGCAAAGGGAGACTGGGATGTCGGTATTGCGCTTGATGTATTCGAAATGGCCCAAACGGTAGACCATGTTGTCTTGGTTTCTGGCGATGGAGACTTTCAAATCTTAGTTGAGCGCATCCAACAGCGTTTTGGAACTAAAGTAACCGTAGTGGGGGTTGAGCAACTCACCGCTAACAACCTTATTGATGCAGCGGATCAATTTATTCCAATCGAGTCAAGCCTGCTGATTGGCGGATAG
- a CDS encoding DUF4174 domain-containing protein — protein sequence MKGIVFIAIASLVSATACGYPEYAKEGHQSDPHGSQYHEGHLYHGLSHRSVMYFAPTKDVLVDEFLLGTLINECALEERDVVTMVMTKDGFSSPGWVKDTFDYSKLVKMYDIKEGDHKAILIGKDGTEKLRWGPTTNWIEIKDTIDAMPMRQAEMKRAASRCSI from the coding sequence ATGAAAGGTATCGTATTTATCGCAATCGCATCGCTAGTCAGTGCCACAGCTTGTGGCTATCCAGAATACGCTAAAGAGGGGCATCAAAGCGATCCTCATGGTTCTCAGTATCATGAAGGTCACCTCTATCATGGACTGTCACATCGCAGCGTCATGTATTTTGCTCCTACCAAAGACGTATTGGTGGACGAGTTCTTACTCGGTACGCTAATTAACGAGTGTGCCCTTGAAGAGCGTGACGTTGTCACCATGGTAATGACCAAAGATGGGTTCTCATCACCTGGGTGGGTAAAAGACACTTTCGACTACAGTAAGTTGGTTAAGATGTACGACATCAAAGAAGGTGACCACAAGGCAATACTCATTGGCAAAGATGGCACAGAGAAACTTCGTTGGGGTCCGACAACCAATTGGATTGAAATCAAAGATACTATTGATGCTATGCCAATGAGACAAGCTGAGATGAAGCGAGCAGCAAGCCGCTGCTCGATTTAG
- a CDS encoding potassium channel family protein, which translates to MKLMSKDDNFFFLLGSLLVLFFMSAMVHQFKDDAQDYVLALIILCMSTSIVGVHRKQTFYRSWYAVMITVAVISGVFSLFDDYDLSLVTLFSLLFFVLAQTYSALKQVMMPTKVTLNQIVGSICVYLLFGLSFAFIYLIQLELFEAPFNGLEAKPWLDNLFDVIYFSFITLTTVGYGDISPALAIPRFFVFLESITGSFYLAIMVASLVSSHLAQKDA; encoded by the coding sequence ATGAAATTGATGAGTAAAGACGACAACTTTTTCTTCTTGCTAGGCTCATTGTTGGTTCTTTTTTTTATGAGCGCCATGGTGCATCAGTTTAAAGATGACGCACAGGACTATGTCCTTGCCTTGATCATCTTATGTATGAGTACCTCGATAGTTGGCGTCCACCGAAAACAGACCTTTTACCGCTCTTGGTATGCGGTGATGATAACGGTTGCGGTTATTTCAGGTGTGTTTTCGCTGTTTGATGACTACGACTTGTCTCTGGTTACCCTGTTTTCATTGCTATTTTTCGTGCTTGCTCAGACTTACTCTGCGCTGAAGCAAGTGATGATGCCAACAAAAGTCACGCTGAATCAGATTGTTGGTTCTATTTGTGTCTACTTGTTGTTTGGGCTGTCGTTCGCTTTCATCTATCTCATTCAATTGGAGCTGTTTGAAGCTCCTTTTAATGGATTGGAGGCTAAGCCATGGCTGGATAACTTGTTCGATGTGATTTACTTCAGCTTTATTACATTGACGACCGTTGGCTATGGCGATATTTCTCCGGCGCTAGCGATCCCGAGATTTTTTGTGTTCCTCGAGTCAATTACTGGCAGTTTCTATCTGGCAATCATGGTCGCAAGCCTGGTTAGCAGCCATCTAGCTCAAAAAGACGCATAG
- a CDS encoding NUDIX hydrolase — protein MRQITTAIHPDISHLDDKTIIKRNATRAIVVDGEDILLLYTERYHDYSLPGGGLDDGEDVIAGMVRELEEETGAKNIHGIKPFGIYEEFRPWYKDDADVMHMISFCYSCKVDRELGQTAYEDYEVKNGMKPLWVNIHDAIAFNEKTIAESDKKGMSIERETYLLHLIAKEML, from the coding sequence GTGAGACAAATTACCACTGCTATCCACCCAGATATCTCTCACCTAGACGATAAAACGATCATAAAACGAAACGCGACGCGCGCAATCGTTGTTGATGGTGAAGACATTCTTCTACTCTATACAGAGCGTTATCACGATTACTCTTTGCCGGGTGGCGGCTTAGATGATGGAGAAGACGTTATTGCGGGTATGGTGCGTGAACTTGAAGAAGAGACGGGCGCGAAGAACATCCATGGTATCAAACCGTTTGGCATCTACGAAGAGTTTCGGCCTTGGTATAAAGACGATGCTGATGTTATGCATATGATTTCGTTCTGTTATTCTTGTAAAGTTGACCGTGAGTTAGGGCAGACCGCTTATGAAGATTATGAGGTGAAAAATGGAATGAAACCTCTATGGGTCAACATCCATGATGCTATTGCCTTTAACGAAAAAACCATTGCTGAAAGCGACAAAAAAGGCATGAGTATCGAGCGAGAAACGTATCTGTTGCATCTTATTGCCAAAGAGATGCTGTAG
- a CDS encoding DUF3943 domain-containing protein, translating to MNPTTSFLAAVALSSASYALAEDSSSDSVSEQDLLNQAIRSDQMMTDDEFHSTQSESLNALGYRSISTNSSFEELRQDDSISQANFYDSPYRVSLFNPQNGEDSERLWSQTKSIFAYGVGVAGVLALMPESITNWEKDDIKLMNKWWDNVRSGPVWDRDDHVINYIGHPYFGGVYYQAARKSGYRQWDAFMYSTLMSTFYWEYGIEAFAEVPSIQDLVVTPTLGWVYGEWAFNKEKEIRLRGGTVFGSDALGSTALFFLDPVDSLGRGVNNIAGREIVKAGTGFVGVHSNVLRNGEVETKYQMQVQYAFGAGETDDSLKRRQKKNYHQYTDDPVTYGIVGVSAGFAYPQLDKERNLKNDFAPAFTLGLYFTNQLSARLGYMQGNYESTVDNQKHIYENYSFDVQYYLFADNALKPYINAGVGEAMLNKDRDTKKLQWNIGTGLHYTLNANWSIQADWKYAYHRNSGARDSLWGSRLIYRFGEGNKHI from the coding sequence ATGAACCCAACGACTTCTTTTCTCGCTGCTGTTGCTCTTAGTTCGGCTTCTTATGCCCTAGCCGAAGACTCATCAAGCGACTCAGTTTCAGAACAAGACTTACTTAATCAAGCGATTCGTTCCGATCAGATGATGACTGACGATGAGTTTCACTCAACTCAATCAGAATCACTGAATGCATTGGGATATCGATCGATTTCTACCAACAGCAGTTTTGAAGAGCTACGCCAAGACGACTCCATCAGCCAAGCAAACTTTTATGACTCCCCTTACCGTGTCTCGCTGTTTAACCCGCAGAATGGCGAAGACAGTGAGCGCCTTTGGTCTCAAACCAAATCTATTTTTGCCTACGGTGTTGGTGTAGCTGGTGTTCTGGCACTGATGCCAGAGTCCATCACAAACTGGGAAAAAGACGACATCAAGTTAATGAACAAATGGTGGGACAACGTTCGCTCTGGTCCTGTTTGGGATCGTGATGATCACGTTATCAACTACATTGGTCACCCTTATTTTGGTGGTGTTTACTATCAAGCGGCACGTAAGTCAGGCTATCGCCAATGGGACGCCTTCATGTACTCGACGCTAATGTCGACCTTCTATTGGGAATACGGTATTGAAGCATTTGCCGAAGTACCATCTATCCAAGACCTCGTTGTTACTCCGACGCTGGGTTGGGTATACGGTGAATGGGCATTCAATAAAGAAAAGGAAATTCGTTTACGCGGCGGTACTGTGTTTGGTTCAGATGCGCTGGGTTCAACCGCCCTATTCTTCTTAGATCCAGTTGATAGCCTAGGCCGTGGTGTAAACAACATTGCGGGTCGCGAAATCGTCAAAGCGGGTACCGGTTTTGTTGGCGTTCACTCCAATGTTCTAAGAAACGGCGAAGTAGAAACCAAATATCAAATGCAAGTTCAGTACGCGTTTGGTGCTGGCGAGACGGATGACAGCCTAAAACGACGTCAGAAGAAAAACTACCATCAATACACAGACGATCCTGTTACATATGGAATTGTTGGTGTGAGTGCTGGTTTTGCTTACCCACAACTCGACAAAGAACGTAACCTAAAGAACGACTTTGCCCCAGCCTTCACTCTTGGTCTGTATTTTACCAACCAACTGTCAGCACGCTTGGGTTACATGCAAGGCAACTATGAGTCGACCGTGGATAATCAGAAGCATATCTACGAAAACTACAGCTTCGACGTACAGTACTACTTGTTTGCTGACAACGCGCTCAAACCTTACATCAATGCGGGTGTGGGCGAAGCGATGTTGAATAAAGACCGTGACACCAAGAAGCTACAGTGGAACATAGGTACAGGCTTGCACTATACGCTCAATGCTAACTGGTCTATTCAAGCAGACTGGAAATACGCGTATCACCGTAACTCTGGAGCACGTGATAGCCTTTGGGGCTCGCGCCTTATTTACCGATTTGGTGAAGGTAACAAGCACATCTAA
- a CDS encoding DUF333 domain-containing protein, giving the protein MKKVQWMIGAVAVGILAGCASEPDKYDVDEITVISDPAYVYCVEQGHKLERVTENGKRVPYCVLSEEERYTVWDYYENRDKENN; this is encoded by the coding sequence ATGAAAAAAGTACAATGGATGATTGGCGCTGTTGCAGTGGGCATTTTAGCAGGCTGTGCGAGTGAACCAGATAAGTATGATGTGGATGAAATCACGGTAATAAGTGATCCTGCTTACGTCTATTGTGTGGAGCAAGGTCATAAGCTTGAGCGCGTTACAGAAAATGGTAAGCGCGTACCATACTGCGTACTTTCTGAAGAAGAGCGCTACACGGTTTGGGATTACTACGAAAATCGAGATAAAGAAAACAACTAA
- a CDS encoding ketoacyl-ACP synthase III → MTTFYAEITGWGKCLPPAILSNHDLSTVMDTSDEWIRTRTGIENRRISHVNTSDMATVAAKHAMACAGITAEEVDLIIVATCSPDSLIPNTASRVQQNLGVPAAAAFDLNAACTGFVYGLETATKLIQSGNYRNAIVIGAERLSFFIDWTERDTAVLFGDGAGAAVLSRTENQVGLQDAQIGCDAKGRDILAVPKFGTSMERFAADNGYFEFDFIGKEIFKRAVKGMGAAANTVLSRSNLTKDDINVVIPHQANIRIIQTLCDLSGIEQDKAFVNIQNYGNTSAATVPIALCEALEQGRIKPQDDLLLAAFGAGLTWGAGHIKWGERVTPVGTSDAALPVCEQSALELMATAIEHCKNKPNK, encoded by the coding sequence ATGACAACTTTTTACGCCGAAATTACTGGGTGGGGTAAGTGCCTTCCACCAGCAATTCTCTCTAACCATGACCTCAGCACAGTAATGGATACGTCAGACGAGTGGATTCGTACTCGTACAGGTATTGAAAATCGCCGTATTAGCCATGTTAATACTTCAGACATGGCGACGGTAGCGGCTAAGCATGCAATGGCATGTGCGGGTATCACAGCGGAAGAGGTTGATCTGATCATCGTCGCAACGTGTTCACCTGACTCGCTCATTCCAAATACGGCTTCTCGCGTTCAACAAAACCTCGGTGTACCTGCAGCGGCTGCGTTTGATTTAAACGCGGCGTGTACTGGCTTCGTGTACGGTCTTGAAACAGCGACTAAGCTGATTCAATCGGGCAATTATCGTAACGCGATTGTTATCGGTGCTGAGCGTCTTTCTTTCTTTATCGATTGGACAGAGCGCGATACGGCAGTTCTTTTTGGTGATGGCGCTGGTGCAGCTGTACTTTCTCGTACAGAAAACCAAGTAGGCCTGCAAGACGCACAAATTGGTTGTGACGCCAAAGGTCGAGATATTCTAGCTGTACCTAAATTTGGTACATCTATGGAGCGTTTCGCGGCAGACAATGGCTACTTCGAGTTTGATTTCATCGGTAAAGAGATCTTTAAGCGTGCGGTTAAAGGCATGGGTGCTGCGGCAAACACGGTATTGTCTCGCTCAAACCTGACGAAAGATGATATCAATGTTGTGATTCCTCACCAAGCGAACATCCGCATTATCCAAACGCTGTGCGACCTCTCAGGTATCGAGCAAGATAAAGCGTTTGTGAACATTCAAAACTACGGCAACACGTCTGCTGCAACAGTGCCAATTGCACTGTGTGAAGCACTCGAGCAAGGTAGAATCAAACCGCAAGATGATCTGCTGCTTGCCGCATTCGGTGCAGGATTGACGTGGGGCGCAGGACACATCAAATGGGGTGAGCGTGTTACTCCAGTAGGTACGAGTGACGCTGCGCTGCCGGTATGTGAGCAATCAGCATTGGAGCTAATGGCGACTGCGATTGAACATTGCAAAAACAAGCCAAACAAATAG
- the trxC gene encoding thioredoxin TrxC, with the protein MSTINTRCSNCNGLNRLPIDRLSESPNCGRCKTPLLDGRPIEGTLDNFSALINSEQPVVVDFWATWCNPCVGFAPVFEQVAEERKGEVRFLKVDTEAQQQLAAQFQIRSIPTIMVFKSGQRVDMINGALPKTQFDQWLNQALSKG; encoded by the coding sequence ATGTCCACAATCAACACACGCTGCTCAAACTGCAATGGTCTCAACCGACTGCCAATCGATAGACTCTCTGAGTCTCCAAACTGCGGTCGTTGCAAGACGCCACTGCTAGACGGTCGCCCTATTGAGGGCACTCTAGATAACTTTAGTGCTTTGATTAACAGTGAACAACCTGTCGTTGTCGACTTCTGGGCGACTTGGTGTAACCCATGTGTCGGGTTTGCACCTGTTTTTGAGCAAGTTGCTGAAGAGCGCAAAGGAGAGGTTCGCTTTCTAAAGGTCGATACCGAAGCACAGCAACAACTTGCGGCTCAGTTCCAAATCAGAAGCATTCCTACCATTATGGTGTTCAAATCTGGTCAACGTGTCGACATGATCAATGGCGCATTACCTAAAACCCAATTTGATCAATGGCTAAATCAAGCACTATCCAAGGGTTGA
- a CDS encoding helix-turn-helix transcriptional regulator, giving the protein MFKNRQNLCKSVIEQFRSKNEWVDEVHLSELCEERFLSASDVPEFSSEDIFMSGMANLIDSYHVERGGVDVHTILFTIEGGGILITETEVTAIEPYTVVVLPANSAFRFEINPQYRHWRMIWFLPKNRPRWQMFADLGQKVLPFNGCERMWALMTLLYAEIGGRSSYRKLLVSEVCRLITGYESQTTDSTVRVQALFAQIESQLHLPWSVKSMAHKAFLSEEQLARICKQLYGVSPRTRLINLRMEKACDLLENNDWSVSMIAERLGYRDPFNFTHRFTKQVGCSPSAYRKRMLEKSTH; this is encoded by the coding sequence ATGTTCAAAAATAGACAAAACCTGTGCAAATCCGTCATTGAGCAATTTCGCAGCAAAAATGAATGGGTGGATGAGGTGCATTTATCTGAGCTGTGTGAAGAGCGCTTTCTATCGGCAAGCGATGTGCCTGAGTTTTCGTCGGAAGACATCTTTATGTCAGGTATGGCGAATCTGATTGACAGCTATCATGTTGAACGTGGGGGTGTCGATGTCCACACGATATTGTTCACCATAGAAGGTGGCGGTATTTTGATAACAGAAACAGAGGTAACGGCGATAGAGCCCTACACTGTGGTTGTGTTGCCAGCAAACAGCGCGTTTCGTTTCGAAATAAACCCTCAGTATCGTCATTGGCGCATGATTTGGTTTCTACCAAAGAATCGCCCGCGTTGGCAGATGTTTGCTGATTTGGGGCAAAAGGTGCTGCCGTTCAATGGCTGTGAGCGAATGTGGGCGTTAATGACCTTGTTGTATGCGGAGATTGGTGGTCGCTCGAGTTATCGAAAACTATTGGTGAGTGAAGTATGTCGATTGATAACGGGCTATGAATCGCAAACCACAGACTCAACAGTGAGGGTACAAGCCCTGTTTGCGCAAATAGAAAGTCAATTGCACTTGCCTTGGAGCGTTAAGTCGATGGCGCATAAGGCGTTTTTGAGCGAAGAGCAATTAGCTCGAATATGTAAGCAGCTTTACGGTGTCTCTCCGAGGACGAGGTTAATTAACCTAAGAATGGAAAAAGCCTGCGACCTACTTGAGAATAATGATTGGTCGGTATCTATGATTGCAGAGCGACTGGGCTATCGAGACCCGTTTAACTTCACCCATCGATTTACCAAGCAGGTCGGCTGTTCTCCATCGGCTTATCGCAAACGTATGTTAGAAAAGTCGACCCACTAG
- a CDS encoding MATE family efflux transporter, translated as MTTQHHLKSSNGVAQSQLLSAVVKLGFPVAIQSALVAILALADVLMVSDFGKEATAAVGIASKWHFVAIMIMAGMASANGVLVAQYWGCSDKRSAKTITKLSMIFGAKLLVPVTFVITVFSSYIMMLQTTDTSVIELGATYLWYAFPVLILTHVVIVAESAMRSSGDAVTPLVLGAVTIVINIALNFWLIKGGWGVPAMGVAGAALATTISRLLQVLFIWGYLKARNHWLMREQVLDNATRLWASYKLLAIPTTLNAVLWAMGTLMYQVIFGHMGTTELAVFSMMGPFESLCYSLFFGISVACSILLGQSLGRDEFEQAFNMSKTFIKAVLVFGLLTGAGLLMGRETILSWLNLTTQELHPLASPAMVILCCAIWLRMLNLIIINGILRAGGDNKFCLRMDFIAMWCVGLPLTASAAFIFGLEFKLVYTCMLVEEVVKFSLCFHRYLKRYWMNNLTLATA; from the coding sequence ATGACAACTCAACACCATCTTAAGTCATCTAACGGTGTGGCTCAAAGTCAACTTTTATCCGCTGTCGTCAAGTTGGGGTTCCCAGTTGCGATTCAAAGTGCATTGGTCGCAATTTTGGCGTTAGCGGATGTGCTTATGGTCAGTGACTTTGGTAAGGAAGCGACTGCTGCGGTGGGTATCGCCTCTAAATGGCACTTCGTAGCAATTATGATCATGGCTGGCATGGCATCAGCGAATGGCGTTTTGGTTGCTCAGTATTGGGGGTGCTCAGACAAGCGTAGTGCAAAGACCATCACCAAACTATCAATGATTTTTGGTGCGAAACTGCTTGTTCCTGTGACGTTTGTCATCACTGTTTTTTCCAGCTACATCATGATGCTGCAAACGACGGACACGAGTGTTATTGAGCTTGGTGCGACCTACCTGTGGTATGCGTTCCCAGTATTGATCTTGACTCACGTTGTCATCGTTGCAGAATCCGCAATGCGCTCTTCAGGTGACGCTGTCACACCATTGGTATTAGGTGCAGTGACGATTGTTATCAACATCGCACTGAACTTCTGGCTAATCAAAGGTGGTTGGGGTGTGCCAGCAATGGGGGTCGCAGGTGCAGCACTTGCCACCACCATTTCTCGCTTACTGCAGGTGTTGTTTATCTGGGGCTACTTAAAAGCACGTAATCACTGGTTGATGAGAGAGCAAGTTCTGGATAACGCGACCCGTTTATGGGCGTCTTACAAATTACTTGCGATTCCGACAACATTGAATGCCGTATTATGGGCGATGGGTACCTTAATGTACCAAGTCATTTTTGGGCATATGGGGACGACGGAGCTTGCTGTCTTTAGCATGATGGGGCCATTTGAGTCGCTCTGTTACTCTCTGTTCTTTGGGATCTCTGTAGCCTGTTCGATATTATTGGGTCAGTCACTGGGCAGAGACGAGTTTGAACAGGCGTTCAACATGTCAAAAACTTTTATCAAGGCGGTACTAGTGTTTGGTTTGTTGACAGGAGCGGGCCTACTCATGGGTAGAGAAACCATATTGTCGTGGTTGAACTTGACGACTCAAGAACTTCACCCACTCGCCTCACCTGCAATGGTTATTTTGTGTTGTGCGATTTGGTTGCGCATGCTCAATCTAATCATCATTAATGGCATTCTAAGAGCGGGTGGTGACAACAAGTTCTGTCTAAGAATGGACTTTATCGCGATGTGGTGTGTCGGACTACCGCTTACTGCATCAGCTGCTTTCATTTTCGGATTGGAATTTAAACTGGTTTACACCTGTATGTTGGTAGAAGAAGTCGTGAAGTTTTCACTCTGTTTCCATCGCTACCTCAAGCGTTACTGGATGAACAACCTCACGTTAGCAACAGCTTAA
- a CDS encoding alpha/beta fold hydrolase: MLAVAFLVTLCCLLALPILISKEKYVLDDVHRAEAPGRFVELKLGKVHYQLEGDPDAPLVVLVHGFSAPSYMWDNNRTVIANAGYRVLTFDLFGRGYSCRPKVDYDKALFVEQVRELTELLVPNKPFHIIGLSMGGAITSAFVKQYPKRILSVGYLAPFNQAIDIGALTLPIIGKWLGYTLFIPKLPANQTNDLVAPDQFPFWSDKFSEQMKYKGFSRAVISTGRHLITKDPSEDFLDVGTLSVPKLVLWGTEDKVIPLSDLERVVQLLGDNTSYSVFENAGHALQYECYERVNKRIIEHLNHV, from the coding sequence ATGCTTGCTGTTGCTTTCCTAGTAACCCTATGTTGCCTGTTGGCTTTGCCAATCCTAATCAGTAAGGAGAAATACGTACTGGACGATGTTCATCGTGCAGAAGCTCCGGGTCGATTTGTCGAACTGAAGTTAGGAAAGGTTCACTACCAATTAGAGGGCGATCCTGACGCGCCCTTAGTCGTGCTTGTGCACGGGTTCTCAGCTCCGTCTTATATGTGGGATAACAATCGCACCGTAATAGCGAACGCGGGATATCGTGTTCTGACGTTTGACCTTTTTGGTCGCGGTTATTCATGTCGTCCGAAGGTTGACTATGATAAAGCGCTTTTTGTCGAACAAGTTCGAGAATTGACAGAGTTGCTTGTACCTAACAAACCATTTCATATCATAGGGCTCTCTATGGGAGGGGCAATAACCTCCGCATTTGTTAAGCAGTATCCAAAGAGAATTTTGAGTGTTGGTTACTTAGCACCATTTAATCAAGCCATTGATATTGGAGCACTAACCCTGCCAATCATTGGAAAATGGTTAGGCTATACCTTGTTCATACCTAAACTTCCGGCAAATCAGACTAACGATCTCGTTGCACCTGACCAGTTTCCGTTTTGGTCAGATAAGTTTAGTGAACAGATGAAATACAAAGGCTTTAGCCGTGCGGTAATTAGCACCGGTCGTCATCTAATTACAAAAGATCCAAGTGAAGATTTTCTAGACGTGGGTACGCTTTCGGTTCCAAAACTAGTGCTCTGGGGAACGGAGGATAAAGTTATACCCCTGTCGGATCTAGAGCGTGTTGTCCAATTACTTGGTGACAATACTTCATATAGCGTATTTGAAAACGCAGGGCACGCATTGCAGTATGAATGCTATGAAAGGGTGAACAAACGAATCATCGAACACCTCAATCATGTTTAG